DNA from Thermococcus sp. LS1:
AGACTACTGTCTTCGTAACACTCCAGTAACCCTGCTTTTCGAAAGTGAGTGTATGAGAACCCTCCCACAGCATCAGCGAGCTGCCACTATCAATAGTCCCGATGATAACCCCGTTTTCCTTGACAGTTACACCGCTTAACTCTTGGCCCGAAAGGGCATCCTTAATGACAAACTGGACAGGGAACTGCCCCTCAACACTCGCCTTAATGTAGTTAATGTATAAATCAGCGTACCAGCCAGTATCACTGTCGTAGTAGTGTCCTGCAAGCTTCAATTTTGTGAACTTTGTAGTTGTTGAAAAGTTCACGTGTACAAACAAAGAACCGTCCACATAAATGTCCGCCTCTTTATTATCGTTATCTAAGACAAACTTAATCGTGTGCCAATTCCCGTCCTGGAAATCTATACCTGTGTCGTAGTTATTCTGCGGCTCAGCCAACCCCTGCGGCGTAATACTGTGCGTCGTCATACCTACGCCGCCGTCCTTCCAGAGCCTCACGCCCCACTCGTTCCCATTCTCATCAATTAGCATTAGGAAGAAATCGTGCTTAGTTCCGTCCTCTACGACCTTTACACTGAACTCAATCCAATCAACAATGTAAGACGTGTTGAAATCATAGTACTTAATTTCTGGCCCGCTGATAACGTCGTTGCTAACTATAGTAATCTCACTCGCCGCTGAAACACTGCTGATACTCAACAGATTAAACAGTATAAGTAGAGCGAGCACAAAGCCGAGCTTCTTCACTTCACCCACCTCCTTGAGTGCTCCCGCGCCCACCACCAGGCCGAGAGCGCGTCATACGCGAGATATGCCAGGACAAGGCCGAACGCAGCCGCGATGGCCAGGCGCGGAATGAGCAGAACGTCCATCGCTCAGCCTCCCACCGAGTAGTCCACGACGATAGCGCTGATCAGGGAAACCAGAACCGCCGTCTTTTCATTGAGAGGCCAGAGCACGTCAAGAACAGCGCTGCCGTTCTGCTGAATCAACGCCGCGAGGAAGGCCACGAGCATCATGTCATAGAGAAGGACCCTCCAGCCCGAAGTGAGCGGCTCGATGAGGGCGACTGCCTTTGAGCCTTTGTTTGTGAGAGCCCAATGAACCAGAAGGCCACCAAGGGCGCCGATTGCTAGGCTCTCCTTCGTCATCATGGGCCAGGCAAAGTATATCCAGATCGCCGCTACGAGGAAGAATAGGACCAGCTGGCTTGCCGAGCGCGGCCTCATGTTACCGCCCTCCTTTTGATGCTCGCCATCCTCGCCTGCTGGAGCTGCCGAATCAGGCGGGCTTCTTCGCGCTTGAGTTCGACGATACGCTTCTGAACGCGCTCAAGCTTCTTCTTTAGAGAAGCAACATCCTCCACGTGCTGCATTTTTACCACCCATATGCACTCGGCCTCATCGCCGTGGCTCCAGCCAACTACCGGAGCGCACGGCTCGGCCCCCAAACTATGAACCTGATTAGAGAACTGATTTGAGCGGAGGAAGGCCCAAGGTAACCTAAAATAGAGAATACGGCGAAGATATTTAAGAATATTAGAAAAGTGCTTTATAGAGCGTTTATAATGGTTATAAAAGATTGGAGAGAATCAAGCCTTTATCTCTTTGTAGAGCCTCCTTACTGCCATCCTGACAACGGCCGAGTCGTTGTTGAGGCCAAGGCTCCTAGAGAGTTCTTTAATCATGCGATGAGTCTCCTTATCGATACTAAACGACCAAACAAATGCACCAGAACCGTTCAGTTTTTCCCGGGCCATCATCTCACCCCCACAAAATTGCCATATATTCCCACAATGATGTTCCCAAAGAAACTGGCTCAGTATTGATCACTCGAAACATAGGTGAAAATAGCAACATTGATATCATCGCAGAGAACACTAGTCTCCGTAGGTTTACTGTCTCGTCTTCTTTAAGTGCGTATACTAGTACAATAAACGTCATTGGTAGTACCATATAATCATAGTGGAATCCAATCATCGCCTGTTGTATCTTATTTGCTATGGCATTCTCTAACCAGAGGAGGATTATTGGTATCCAATAAGCGTACCTCCTTAGGGGCACAAATGCAACGCTCAGAAGTAGAACTATGAGCTTTGCTAGCGAAATTTCAAAGATAACTAAAGTAACTTCTGTTATTTCATATCTTCCAAAAAAGGGATATTTGTGGGCAATATTGAAATATGGGATCACAAGGAATACGCTAACTGCCATCCATCCTAGTCCTAACATTGCAAAATTAATGACGTGTCTTTCGTCAAACCATCCTTTTATGTTGCATTCATGTTTTCTTAGAACGTCAAATAACGCGTAAGCAATAAGGAATAAGCCTGCATCTTCCCTCACAGACAGCACGAACAACGCTGCAATAAACGCCTTTTTCAATTCATTCCTTGCCATATAATACGCGAACAGAAGCATAAACGGAATGCCAAAAACAGAGGGATGGAATGTATATCTTATTGTTCCATGAAGGAGTGGGTTCATAAGAAAGACTACCGAAACCACTAAGGCTTTTTTTCCATCATCGAGGACTTCTGTGGCAAATTTAAAGAGAATTATTGCGCTGATGGGCACTATCAAGTCTTGGAGAATTATGAGAGTATAATAACTAGGAAATAACGCATAGATTGGAAGTAAAAGAATTAATATTGGCGAATTATGAACTCCAAAGTGGCTCCACGCTCCAAAGGTCTGCCACTCGTTTGTGTTGAAAAAGAAGCCTTCCCCTTGCAAAGTTGTCCTAAAGCTTTCTGCAAAAATAAAGAGGTCAATATCCATGACGTGAAATATCCTCTTAGCTATCTGAAATCTAATAATAGAGTAGAAAACTATCAGTACCGTGAACACTAGCACTACCGCCAGGAATTTCTGCTTACCCTCCATCTCCAATCCGTCACAATTTTCATACCCCAACGTAATAAATCTTTGGGCCACCTCCGCTCACCTCCTCAGCTTTTCAAAAAGCTCAAGCTCGGCCTTCTTCAGCTCGCGAAGGCCGAGCAAATACTTCAAGTGTTTCTCAACATCTCCACGCCAAGCAGGCATTGAAATCCAGCTGTGAAACTTCGCCCTCCGTCCGCCTTTTCTGAGGGTCTCGATGTGCATCTCGATTTCCATGAGCTGTTCCTCCACGAGGCGCCAGGGACGGGCTATGGTGTCGTAGAGCAGAATGATAAAGTAGAAGATAATGAGGCCAAGGAGCGAGAGCACTAGCGTTTCCCTTACAGCCTCGGTCGTGTTCATTTCCCTCCCTCCAGCACCTTCTTCAGGTCATCCACCACTGCAGAATACCACTCATCAGCCAGGAGCTCAAGGTTGAGATAGTGACGCTCTATGACCGTTCTCGGCGCCCTACCCTGGATATAATCAATGACCTCCAGGGGGACTCCCTGACGGGCCAGAAAACCGCTGAACCATTTCCTGACTGCTGAAGACGAGAAGACAACACTCTTTTCCGTGTTCCTGATGCTCCGTATCTTTACCCTCATCCTCGCGTGGACGCGCTTGTAGCTGATGTCCACCCTCTCGAGCCTCTCTGCGAATTCCCTTGGAAAATACGCCCAAAACGTCTGCTTCTGTCCCCTACCAATTCCGCTCATTGGATATTTTGCTACAGTATCCCCATAGAGAACTAGTTTGTCCGGATCGAACTCGTTGAGCATCCTGACGATATGCTTGAGCCTTTGCCCGCTGTACACTAACGCCTCGTAGATCAAGGCTAGGAGCGGATCCTTTTGGAGGTAATACTCGTAAGCAATCCTGATCTGCTCGTCGGAGACGTAAACTCTCCTGACCCCCGTGGGCTTCAGCTTGATGATGTCTTTAAGGTCGAGGTATTCAGTGCGGCTGATGAGGCCTCTGTTCTTCAGAAAAGTTATGAAGTTTCTCAGAGACTTTGCAAACCCTCTATTGTAGTTTTCTTTCACGAGAGCTTCGTCGAGAGAGGCCTTATCGGTTATTCTGTACTTTCCAAAGAACCTTTCGAGGTACCGCATGTAGCGCTCCTTAGTCTCCTCTGTGGCCAGTTTTACGGAGAGCCACTGTTCAAATGCCTCTTTATGCTGAGACCAAAGAGCATTAAGCCCTATTTCGCTAGAGGACGCTTCTAATGCCCCCTTTCGAGCCCGCGCCCCGGGTTCAAATCCCGGCCGGGGCACCAAAATTCCCCCAAACGCTGTTCTACAAGAAGCTTCACAATTTTAGGAGGCTCATCCCCAAAGAGAGCCCACCGCAAAAGGCTGTTTATAAAACGGGACCTATTGTAAGTCATCCCTCAAGAGGTTCCACGACTTTTCAACCCAAAGCTGCATGAACTTTGAAATACACTGTCTTTAGATGTTCAGCATCTCCAAGCTTTGCACTCATTTTTGATGAGTGATTTTTACATTCCTATCTCGTATCTCGAGAGATTTTTGTAATTTTGGAGATTTTCCAAGCGATTATAATATATTGTTAAAGAAATGCCCGAAAATTTTTTAACATTAAAAAGGGACTCTCAATGGTGGTATTATGGTAGGTGTTGTCAAGACTGGAATAGAGGATATTGATTCTGCCTTGGGTGGAGGAATAGTCGATATGGGGAATCTTTTGATAGCCTATGATAGAAGGTCACTGGGATGGATACTTGGTTTAAAGATTTTCAAGAGTATGATTGATCAAGGAGCAATTGGAGTCATATTAAATACAACCTTGCCAATTTCAAAGCTTCAGCTGAGAACTAGCTGTGTTGGATTAGACCTTGAAAAAGAAGCAAAAGCAGGAAAGCTTTACATAATTGATCTCTTTGGGTCCAAGTATGCAATACCCGATAATCGACCATATGTTGTTCAGATAAAAAATTGGAGCGACGACACAGGAATCCCAAAATTACTCAAGATATACAGCGCGATAGCATCAAAAATTCCTAAGAACTCAACAATTGTTGGTCTTGCATCGACTCTGGAGGGACTTTATCACGAATTTGGAAAACAGACCATGGACAACCTAATAAGGGCATCACTTGCAAGCTTTGAGAAAGCGGCAATAAGGGAAAATAAGTTTAATATTGTCACAGTCGCCCTCCTGAACAGAGATGCT
Protein-coding regions in this window:
- a CDS encoding DUF2079 domain-containing protein, whose translation is MAQRFITLGYENCDGLEMEGKQKFLAVVLVFTVLIVFYSIIRFQIAKRIFHVMDIDLFIFAESFRTTLQGEGFFFNTNEWQTFGAWSHFGVHNSPILILLLPIYALFPSYYTLIILQDLIVPISAIILFKFATEVLDDGKKALVVSVVFLMNPLLHGTIRYTFHPSVFGIPFMLLFAYYMARNELKKAFIAALFVLSVREDAGLFLIAYALFDVLRKHECNIKGWFDERHVINFAMLGLGWMAVSVFLVIPYFNIAHKYPFFGRYEITEVTLVIFEISLAKLIVLLLSVAFVPLRRYAYWIPIILLWLENAIANKIQQAMIGFHYDYMVLPMTFIVLVYALKEDETVNLRRLVFSAMISMLLFSPMFRVINTEPVSLGTSLWEYMAILWG
- a CDS encoding integrase — its product is MRYLERFFGKYRITDKASLDEALVKENYNRGFAKSLRNFITFLKNRGLISRTEYLDLKDIIKLKPTGVRRVYVSDEQIRIAYEYYLQKDPLLALIYEALVYSGQRLKHIVRMLNEFDPDKLVLYGDTVAKYPMSGIGRGQKQTFWAYFPREFAERLERVDISYKRVHARMRVKIRSIRNTEKSVVFSSSAVRKWFSGFLARQGVPLEVIDYIQGRAPRTVIERHYLNLELLADEWYSAVVDDLKKVLEGGK